DNA sequence from the Rhizoctonia solani chromosome 14, complete sequence genome:
CGGACGGTTCCCACTCCATCACAACACCCACCGGTTTTAACATACGTACCAGAGCCGCCACGTCGACTAGAGCCTGTACCAATGCGGGATCCTGAGCCCGAGCCTGAGCCAGACGCGGAACCAGAGTATGAGTCGGAGTTCCGAGCAGAACCCCAACTTCaaccagaaccagaggtcGAGGTCGAATCCGAGCCATACTTCGAGCTTGATGACGAGTATGAGTACGAATACGAGCCGGCACCTACGCCCGCACCCAGTCCTACGCCCGCACCTGCGCCGGTACATAGGTCTGAACCAGAACCTCAACTCGAACCAGAGTTAGAATATGAGCCCGAACCACCAGTTGAGAGATGGCCAAGTTATGGAGGCTGGGAGGATCCTGAGGACAAGTTGACTTATGAAGTACAGGGTTCTGAGGAACTCTGGCAAGTTGGAGTCGCATATTGAGGTGCGGCTCAGGCTGTGTTTCGTTTCTAGGCTCGATTGTGCATCATAATTTGCTTCCTGTAGATTAATGGTTTTTTCTACCGCTTTATCTTGGACAAAGTCTGGGACAATTATTTAATCATTTTCAAACTCTGCCTTGCTCTTCGCCTCCAACTCCCGCGTTCCAAATCCCAAATCCGACCTCCCCTGCGCATGTGGCCAGCCCATGTGCCCAATCAACGCCCAGTATCTTTCCTCTTCGATTTGAGCCACTTTTGTCTTTTACAATGTGCTCGAATTTTGCTAAAGACGTCCGGGGGGAGCGGATGTCCCAAACTCGCAAAGCCCCGTCATGAGCACCGGTTAAGAGATGGTGCGCAGAATCAGGGTGTGCGACAAGGCACGAAGGCGTTGACGGATGTGTAAGTGTCTTGGTAGTTGATTGCGCGCCATCCGAGCGGAAGTCAATCACAGAAATCGATCGATCCGCAGACGCAACATAGATTGCACCGGTTCGGGATATCGCGAGATCCAGATGAGCACGGTCCGGTAGAGTCTACAAATATCTTAAAATCCGGGTATTCCCTTTTGGCCGTTTCAAACTTACCACTGTGTTAAGACACACGCCACTCTCGACGTCCCATGATCTGACGGTGTTATCCCACCCGCAACTGTATGCTTTCTCGTTCTCATTCAACAGGTCAAATATGGATTTTGAAACCCGTGCCATGTGGGATTTGAGTACGACTGCTGGACCCTGGAGGCGTATCAAGCATCTGTTAAGGTGAGACAATCGGCGACTCACTTTGCGGACAGCGCTAGAGGGCTGGTCTTGCACTTTTCGTCTCTTTTTTCTTCCTATGACCTCTTCCGCTTCAGGAACCTCGTCTTGGTCAGGTATAACAGTCGACCAAACTCCAACCAATCCATCCCACCCGGCGGAGATTATGTATTTTCCATCAGAGCTAGCGGAAACGCTTGCAACAGGGGCGGTGTGTAGGTGAAGAGATGCGAGTGTATCCCATGATGGGTTGCTGAGTGATGATAGGCGGTTGATGTGTAGAGTGTGATCCAAGGAAGAGCTAGCGATAATTTTTTCTCCGCTCGGAGATAGGCTTGATTCGCCTGGCACCCAGCAAGCGGAAGTAACCGGGGCGGCGTGCGATAGAATAGTAGCGACTGGCTGTTGGGTACTATCATGGACTTGGACAGATCCATCGTATGAGGATGTCAAGAAAAAGCTAAACTCAAATTGAATCAGATAGGAAGAATTGTAGTCAAGGAGGCTCACTTTTTGTGTTGACATGATATTGAAGTCATCCAATCATCTGTTTCCCGCGACGAGAGCACTTCTGGAGG
Encoded proteins:
- a CDS encoding ribosome biogenesis protein YTM1; translation: MSESVRTHPVILTTRTAYAIPSSKYMIPTSWARYHLSQLINKVLSSAQPVPFDFLVNGELLVGSLAEWCSEHNVGEEETLEIEYIESVLPPEVLSSRETDDWMTSISCQHKNFFLTSSYDGSVQVHDSTQQPVATILSHAAPVTSACWVPGESSLSPSGEKIIASSSLDHTLHINRLSSLSNPSWDTLASLHLHTAPVASVSASSDGKYIISAGWDGLVGVWSTVIPDQDEVPEAEEVIGRKKRRKVQDQPSSAVRKGPAVVLKSHMARVSKSIFDLLNENEKAYSCGWDNTVRSWDVESGVCLNTVTLPDRAHLDLAISRTGAIYVASADRSISVIDFRSDGAQSTTKTLTHPSTPSCLVAHPDSAHHLLTGAHDGALRVWDIRSPRTSLAKFEHIVKDKSGSNRRGKILGVDWAHGLATCAGEVGFGIWNAGVGGEEQGRV